In Triticum aestivum cultivar Chinese Spring chromosome 5B, IWGSC CS RefSeq v2.1, whole genome shotgun sequence, the following proteins share a genomic window:
- the LOC123110517 gene encoding HVA22-like protein e, which yields MSKLWTILTHLHTLAGPGVMLLYPLYASVQAMESPSKLDDEQWLAYWILYSFVTLVEMVLESLIYWIPIWYELKLLFLAWLALPNFRGAAFIYDRFVREQLRKHGLTNHPGSGIGSKENGCKVDKSSSPSTSPKEKESAKSRFLSFVTPKKDH from the exons ATGAGCAAGCTCTGGACGATCCTCACCCACCTCCACACCCTCGCAGG GCCTGGCGTGATGCTCCTGTACCCCCTGTATGCGTCGGTGCAGGCGATGGAGAGCCCGTCGAAGCTGGACGACGAgcagtggctggcctactggatcCTCTACTCCTTCGTCACGCTCGTCGAGATGGTCCTCGAGTCCCTCATCTACTG gATACCGATCTGGTACGAGCTGAAGCTGCTGTTCCTGGCGTGGCTGGCGCTGCCCAACTTCAGGGGAGCGGCCTTCATCTACGACAGGTTCGTCAGGGAGCAGCTCAGGAAGCACGGCCTCACCAACCACCCCGGCAGCGGCATCGGCAGCAAGGAGAACGGCTGCAAGGTCGACAAGTCGTCCTCGCCGTCGACGTCTCCCAAGGAGAAGGAGAGCGCCAAGAGCAGGTTCCTCTCCTTCGTCACTCCCAAGAAAGACCACTGA